The segment AAGCGGATGACCTGAGTAGGTGTTACCAAAGCATTCAAACGGATATCTGTCGGGAGTACATCTTCGATCTTAGTTTCCGGATCAAAGTAATGCAAACCGATAAACAGGCAATTCGGGGCGCATTTACGCAAAAAACGATCGTAGAACCCTTTTCCGTAGCCCACACGGTTTCCTTTTACATCTGCGGCTAAAAGCGGCACAAACACGATATCAAAACGGTCTGCGGCAATGACTTTTCCTTTTTTGGGTTCGGGAATTCCCTTTTGATTGACTTCCAGCTGATCCGTGGATTCGAACAGGTAATGGCGCATTTCCATGTTCTCGAAATTACTCTTCGGAATGGCAACCGATGCCCCGATTCCGATAGCTCTTTCCAATAGCAGGTAAGTATTTACTTCCCGCTGTCTTTCGATGGGAAGAAATAAAGAAATCATCTTTTCCGAAAGTTGAAAATGGGTCAACGTTTGTTCCACAATTGTTTCGGAAAGCCTTTCAATCTCTCCCGGAGAAAGTTGAAGCCTCATTTCTCGATACTTGTGACGCAATTCTGCTTTTGTCATACTACTCTTTTGAACCAATGCCTGAACCCCGCTAATGTGGTCTTAATTTTCGGGAGAATAATTTTCGGCTAAATTAGTTGAAAGACAGTAATTAAACAAAAGTGAGCGAATTTATATTCCTAGTGTTTTTTAACAAAAAAAGCCCCTAAGCTTTGCAAGAACTTTCTTTTAGTCTGTATATTTACGACGTGTTTAAAAGATTGCGTTTATTCTCCCTCATTTGTTTTTTGTCGCTAAGCAGCAATTTAGTGGGAAATTTCGTTTGGACTTTCCTGGAGGAAAAGCAATCTGTAAGCCTTGCTTCTGAAGAAGACGAAGACAATGAAGAGCCTGATTCCGATACGGATGAGAACAACACCGGGAGCAGCAAAAGAGGAATCAACCTCTTGGAAGAAGAACTTCATCTGGCAGACCATCCTGCTCTTTCAAGCTTCGACATCGATTTCAATTTCATGGAAAAAAGCACTTTTTCCGTAATCACAGACAAAACCAACGGTTCTGAAAAAGCACCATTGGACAATCCACCCGAGAGGATACATGAATTCAGCTAACATTTATCATTAGTTTATTTCATTATCCATTTTTCATGAAAAATTTATTCAAGACCTGGAAGCAGGATGCTCCTGCCGGCCTGGTCGTATTTTTAGTTGCGGTTCCGCTGTGTCTTGGAATTGCACTGGCTTCCGAGGCACCCGTATTTTCAGGATTGATTGCGGGTATTATCGGGGGAATTGTAGTCGGAAGTATTTCCGGTTCCTCTATCGGAGTGTCTGGTCCTGCAGCAGGATTGGCAGCAATTGTTGCAGCGGCTATCCACGATTTGGGTTCGTTTGAATTGTTCCTTGCAGCAGTTGTTTTTGCAGGAATTCTTCAAGTCATTTTAGGACTGATCCGCGCTGGGTTCATTTCCTTTTACTTCCCGAACGTGGTGATCAAGGGAATGCTGGCAGCCATCGGTTTGCTGATCATTTTCAAGCAATTGCCTCACGCTGTGGGATACGATGCGGATTACGAAGGAGATGAATCCTTTTTCCAGGCAGACGGACATAACACGTTTTCGGAGCTTTTCTACAGTTTGAATTACATCACCATTCCGGCGCTGATCATTTGCGCGGTGTCGATTGGCTTGCTCATTCTCTGGGATACAAAGTTCATACAGAAGACGTTCCTGAAATTTGTTCCCGGCCCGCTCTTAGTGGTTCTGCTGGGAATCTTGGCTACAATTATGTTGCAGGGAACTTCCTGGGCACTGATCCCGAAACACCGCGTGGATTTGGGAATTTCCGGAAAACCATTCAAAGAGTTATTCACCTTCCCGGATTTCAGTCAGCTGGGGAATTACAAATTGTACCTTACCGCAGCAACTGTGGCCATAGTAGCCAGTCTCGAAACCCTTCTGAGTGTGGATGCATCCGATAAGCTTGATCCCAAGAAACGGATCACGTCCGGGAACCGCGAATTAATCGCACAGGGAGTCGGGAATACACTTTCCGGGTTGATCGGAGGACTTCCTGTAACGCAAGTAGTTGTGCGAACATCTGCAAACGTCAATTCCGGGGGATTGAATAAATTGTCTACGATCATACACGGAACACTGATCGCTGTAACGGTACTTTCCGTTCCGGCAGTCTTTAATTACATTCCGTATGCTTCGCTGGCTGCTGTCCTGATCATGGTAGGATTTAAACTGGCAAAACCGAGCCTTTTCAAAAAGGTGTTTAAAGAAGGATGGCTGCAATTCATTCCGTTTATGGCAACGATATTGGGAATTTTATTTACGGATCTTTTAATCGGGATTTCCATCGGTTTGGGAGTTTCATTTTTGGTGATCCTGTACTACAATTTTAAATTATCTCACTATCTTTCCGTCGACGAAAATGTATATAAGATTCGCTTGACGGAACACATGACTTTCCTCAATAAAGCCTCCCTGATCGAGACCTTGCTGAAGATCCCGAATGGTGTCAAAGTGATCATTGATGAAAGTCAGGCCAAATTTTTAGCGCACGATATCGTAGAGTCGATTGAAGACTTTAAAATCCGTGCAAAAGACAAAAACATAGAAATAGAAATTATTACACCAAAAAAACTAGAAGTATGAAAGACATTTTTGAAGGAAACAAGAAATGGGTAGAAGAAACATTGGCAAAAGATCCGTCATTCTTTGACAATTTATCTAAGGGCCAAACACCCGAATATTTATGGATCGGTTGTTCAGACAGCCGTGTGCCTGCAAACGAAATCGTAAACCTGCCTCCGGGAAGTATTTTCGTTCAGCGTAACATCGCAAACCAGGTAATCAATTCCGACATGAACTTATTGAGTGTTGTTTACTACGCGGTAAAATACCTGAAAGTAAGACACATCATGATCGTAGGGCATTACGGTTGCGGTGGTGTTGCTGCTGCTATGAGCAATAACAGCTTCGGGTTCCTGGACAACTGGCTGGTAAGCATTAAGAATGTATACTTAAAGAACCAGGCAGAATTGGAAGCCATTGAAGACCAGGAAAAAAGAACAGACCGTTTGGTAGAATTAAACGCTATCCAGCAATCGGTGAATATGGCGAAAATCTCTTTCATCCAGGAAGAATGGCAGCAAGGGAATCCGTTGGAAATCCACGCGTTGGTTTACAGCCTGAAAGATGGTTTGTTACGCGATATGAATACATCGATCAACAGCGCAACTGATTTAAAACCTGTTTTCCAGTTTTACCAGTTCTAAGCAATGGTCGAAGAGACAATCATCCAGCTGGAAGAGCTTTTTGAACCATTTCGTCATGCACAACGCGCTCAAACAGCGAGTGCATACATGCGGGATCAGTTCCCGTTTATCGGAATGAAAACGGAAATCCGCAGAACGGCTCAGAAAAGCTGGGTCGATTCGCTCAAAACACTAGATGACAGAAATTTAAGATGGTCGGTAATTCGCGCTCTTTGGAATAAAGAAGAGCGCGATTACCAACATACCGCCATCGACCTATTGAATTCCTGGCCGAAGAAGTACTTTTCGGAAGCAGATGCAGCGGAACTGGAATGGATCCTCGATCAAAAATCGTGGTGGGACACCGTAGATGCGATTGCTTCCAATTATTTGGGGAAATGGGCGTTGCTCTTTCCTGAAAAAGCCCGCGAAACTTTTGAAAAGTGGCGCTACCATGAATCATTCTGGCTGCAGCGCTCCTGTTTGATCTATCAACTGAAATATAAGAATCAGGTCGACACTGCTTACCTGGAAGACCTCATCAAACAGATGAACAGCAACAAGGAATTCTTTATTCAAAAAGCCATCGGCTGGTCTTTACGTCAATTATCCAAATGCAACCCGGAAGAAGTGGTTCGTATTCTCGGCAATCATCCGATTAAAGGGCTGGCGTTGAGAGAGGCGAGTAAATACCTGGACTAATTATCAAGGATGAATGGTTCAATTATCAAGGAGGCTTCATTCTTGATAAAATTTATAATTGATCATTTAAATTTCCTTGTTACTTTTCCAAAATCGGTCATTACCTCTGAAAACCCACGACTTTGTTTAAGAAGAAAACACAACCTGTAATTAACGAAGCCCAGCAAATTGAGCTTGCTCAAAAAGACCATCGTCATTTTGGTCCGCTGTATGAGCGTTATTTCGAGCAGATCTTCCGGTTTATTTTTAAACGGCTCGGAGGAAATGAAGAAGTAGCCGGTGATTTGGTACAGCAATGTTTCATAAAAGCCATGGCCAATATCGGTAAATACGAAGATCGCGGACTTCCGTTCAGTGCCTGGCTTTACCGGATCGCTCAAAACGAGGTCAATATGTTTTTCCGCTCGGAAAAGAAAAACTATTCTGTTGAAATCAGCGACCGACAACTCTATTCCATCCTGGAAGAAAGTGGTGAAACAGGAGTTCAACAGGCAGATTTGGATCAACTGATCGAAATAATCAATAACTTAGATGAAACTCAGGCAGATTTAATCGAATTGCGATTCTTCCAGGAGCTTAGTTTCAAAGAAATTGCCGACATCTATCAAATTAGTGAAGCAAACGCTAAAATGAGAATATACCGCTTACTGGAAAAGATCAATACAAATTGGAAACGCGAATCATGAGAAAATTTCAAAGAATATCGAACGAAAAATCACCCGAACCTACCAAGGAACAACTGGTACGTTACAAGGATTTTGCCTCGCTTTCTCATAAATATGAGCGTTTGGCAAAACGTCCTAAGCGGCCATTGTATAAAGATCCGAAACTCTTTTTACTGCTTCTGATCATCGGACTGATGTTCTTATTGGTATTTCTGGAATCCTAGAATCCTTCGATATCCAGTTCCCGCATAGCCACAAAGGATTTCAACACCCGTTCTCCCACACCCGGCACATCTACGTGAATTAAGTACACGCCCGAAGCAACCGGAATTCCCGCTTTATTGGCCAATGTCCAGTCCATAAAGGTTAAATCATTGTCTTTTTTGAACTGGTTGACCAGTTTTCCGGACATGGTATAAATCGATATGGTACAAGTTTCCGGCAGGTTCACGATCTTGATGCGTTTGTCGACTTTGTTTCTTTCATACTCCGAGAACGCATAGTACGGGTTCGGTACCACATTGATCAGATCCAATGCGGATGCCAATACGTCTCTGCTTGCTGTCGTTGTCTGAAGATCATCCATTGACCAGGAATACATCGGACGTCCTCCGTTCAATCCTGTTGCAGTGTAATCGGTGTATTGCTTGTTCACACGAACTTTCATTCGTACGTCTGTTTCCATGAAATCATGGCCTGTTGCTGTGATCGTGTTGGCAATCCACATCAAGCTGGTGAACAAACGTTTGTAAGCAGTTGTGTTACCAATCTGGTACTGATCGTAAACCCAGTTATTCACTCCATCGTAGTAAGGACAACCCTCACCGTTGATGTCTACTCCGAATACCCAGATCGGCTGGTTACCTCCGAATACCGGAAGCCCGTTTCCGTCAACTTGTCGGTCGGATGGGTTCCAAACCATGTCTGCTCCGTTGTCTCCTCCCAAGAATGAGTTCTCTC is part of the Fluviicola sp. genome and harbors:
- a CDS encoding sigma-70 family RNA polymerase sigma factor; amino-acid sequence: MFKKKTQPVINEAQQIELAQKDHRHFGPLYERYFEQIFRFIFKRLGGNEEVAGDLVQQCFIKAMANIGKYEDRGLPFSAWLYRIAQNEVNMFFRSEKKNYSVEISDRQLYSILEESGETGVQQADLDQLIEIINNLDETQADLIELRFFQELSFKEIADIYQISEANAKMRIYRLLEKINTNWKRES
- a CDS encoding SulP family inorganic anion transporter, whose translation is MKNLFKTWKQDAPAGLVVFLVAVPLCLGIALASEAPVFSGLIAGIIGGIVVGSISGSSIGVSGPAAGLAAIVAAAIHDLGSFELFLAAVVFAGILQVILGLIRAGFISFYFPNVVIKGMLAAIGLLIIFKQLPHAVGYDADYEGDESFFQADGHNTFSELFYSLNYITIPALIICAVSIGLLILWDTKFIQKTFLKFVPGPLLVVLLGILATIMLQGTSWALIPKHRVDLGISGKPFKELFTFPDFSQLGNYKLYLTAATVAIVASLETLLSVDASDKLDPKKRITSGNRELIAQGVGNTLSGLIGGLPVTQVVVRTSANVNSGGLNKLSTIIHGTLIAVTVLSVPAVFNYIPYASLAAVLIMVGFKLAKPSLFKKVFKEGWLQFIPFMATILGILFTDLLIGISIGLGVSFLVILYYNFKLSHYLSVDENVYKIRLTEHMTFLNKASLIETLLKIPNGVKVIIDESQAKFLAHDIVESIEDFKIRAKDKNIEIEIITPKKLEV
- a CDS encoding T9SS type A sorting domain-containing protein; the protein is ENSFLGGDNGADMVWNPSDRQVDGNGLPVFGGNQPIWVFGVDINGEGCPYYDGVNNWVYDQYQIGNTTAYKRLFTSLMWIANTITATGHDFMETDVRMKVRVNKQYTDYTATGLNGGRPMYSWSMDDLQTTTASRDVLASALDLINVVPNPYYAFSEYERNKVDKRIKIVNLPETCTISIYTMSGKLVNQFKKDNDLTFMDWTLANKAGIPVASGVYLIHVDVPGVGERVLKSFVAMRELDIEGF
- a CDS encoding carbonic anhydrase; the encoded protein is MKDIFEGNKKWVEETLAKDPSFFDNLSKGQTPEYLWIGCSDSRVPANEIVNLPPGSIFVQRNIANQVINSDMNLLSVVYYAVKYLKVRHIMIVGHYGCGGVAAAMSNNSFGFLDNWLVSIKNVYLKNQAELEAIEDQEKRTDRLVELNAIQQSVNMAKISFIQEEWQQGNPLEIHALVYSLKDGLLRDMNTSINSATDLKPVFQFYQF
- a CDS encoding DNA alkylation repair protein encodes the protein MVEETIIQLEELFEPFRHAQRAQTASAYMRDQFPFIGMKTEIRRTAQKSWVDSLKTLDDRNLRWSVIRALWNKEERDYQHTAIDLLNSWPKKYFSEADAAELEWILDQKSWWDTVDAIASNYLGKWALLFPEKARETFEKWRYHESFWLQRSCLIYQLKYKNQVDTAYLEDLIKQMNSNKEFFIQKAIGWSLRQLSKCNPEEVVRILGNHPIKGLALREASKYLD
- a CDS encoding 5-formyltetrahydrofolate cyclo-ligase, yielding MTKAELRHKYREMRLQLSPGEIERLSETIVEQTLTHFQLSEKMISLFLPIERQREVNTYLLLERAIGIGASVAIPKSNFENMEMRHYLFESTDQLEVNQKGIPEPKKGKVIAADRFDIVFVPLLAADVKGNRVGYGKGFYDRFLRKCAPNCLFIGLHYFDPETKIEDVLPTDIRLNALVTPTQVIRFD